A genomic window from Bradyrhizobium lupini includes:
- a CDS encoding ABC transporter permease has product MLAFTLRRAVQAIGVMFAVGIIAFSMFRFAGDPINQIVSLDTPAAERAAVRKSLGLDDPVPVQFVRYFADAAQFKFGVSYQFRQPVSTLLMERMPATLELAICATVFAMVSGILMGVYSALRRDTLLAKLFQAVSLIGISLPTFLIGILLIYLFAVTLGWLPSFGRGEVVKLGWWTTGLLTLSGLKALIMPSITLGLFQMTLIMRLVRAEMLEVLRTDYIRFARARGLTTRAIHFGHALKNTLIPVITVAGLQFGSVIAFSIITETVFQWPGMGLLFVQAVQNVDIPIMAAYLLMVSLIFVTINLVVDILYTVVDPRLRATVGRAT; this is encoded by the coding sequence ATGCTCGCTTTCACTCTTCGCCGGGCCGTTCAGGCCATCGGCGTCATGTTCGCCGTCGGCATCATCGCGTTCTCGATGTTCCGCTTCGCCGGCGACCCCATCAACCAGATCGTCTCGCTTGATACGCCGGCGGCCGAACGCGCCGCCGTGCGCAAGTCGCTGGGCCTCGATGATCCCGTGCCGGTGCAGTTCGTGCGCTATTTCGCCGATGCGGCGCAATTCAAGTTCGGCGTCTCCTATCAGTTCCGCCAGCCGGTCTCGACGCTGTTGATGGAGCGTATGCCGGCAACGCTGGAACTTGCGATCTGCGCGACCGTATTTGCAATGGTCTCCGGCATCCTGATGGGCGTCTATTCGGCGCTCAGGCGCGACACCCTGCTCGCCAAATTATTCCAGGCGGTTTCGCTGATTGGCATCTCGCTGCCGACTTTCCTGATCGGCATCCTTCTGATCTACCTGTTCGCAGTGACGTTGGGCTGGTTGCCCTCGTTCGGCCGGGGCGAAGTCGTCAAGCTGGGTTGGTGGACCACGGGCCTGCTCACATTGTCGGGCCTGAAGGCGCTGATCATGCCCTCGATCACGCTCGGCCTGTTCCAGATGACCCTGATCATGCGGCTGGTGCGCGCGGAGATGCTGGAAGTGCTTCGGACAGATTATATCCGCTTTGCCCGCGCCCGCGGGCTGACAACCCGTGCCATTCATTTCGGCCACGCGCTGAAGAACACGCTGATTCCGGTGATCACGGTAGCCGGCCTGCAGTTTGGCTCGGTTATTGCATTTTCGATCATCACCGAAACCGTGTTCCAATGGCCCGGCATGGGACTTCTGTTCGTACAGGCCGTGCAAAACGTCGATATCCCGATTATGGCCGCCTACTTGCTGATGGTCTCACTGATTTTCGTCACCATCAATCTGGTGGTCGACATCCTCTACACCGTCGTCGATCCGCGCCTGCGCGCGACCGTCGGCCGCGCCACATAA
- a CDS encoding ABC transporter ATP-binding protein has translation MSAPFIQATNLRRVFDVSKPWLNRMLEGGQLEYLKAVDGVTFDIRKGETFALVGESGSGKTTVARMVVGLLPPSSGNVLIDGISMTDPRQAQARRKLRRRIQMIFQDPYASLNPRFRVDAIISEPIRAFDLIEGERDIQARVGELLTLVGLHPDDRLKFPHEFSGGQRQRIAIARALASDAEFIVCDEPTSALDVSVQAQILNLMRDLQDKFGLTYMFISHNLAVVRHMASRVGVMYLGRIVEIAEGRELFAHPRMPYTKMLLGAVPDLAMSGRQRIPVKGEIPNPINPPSGCAFNPRCPLAFDLCRREAPELIDGVACHAVNTAPVPA, from the coding sequence ATGAGCGCTCCCTTCATCCAGGCCACGAATCTGCGCCGCGTCTTCGACGTCTCGAAACCCTGGCTCAACCGCATGCTCGAAGGCGGGCAGCTCGAATATCTCAAGGCCGTCGATGGCGTCACCTTCGACATCAGGAAGGGCGAGACCTTTGCACTGGTCGGCGAATCCGGCTCGGGCAAGACCACGGTGGCGCGGATGGTCGTCGGCTTGCTGCCGCCAAGCTCCGGCAACGTCTTGATCGACGGCATCTCAATGACCGATCCGCGGCAGGCCCAGGCGCGGCGGAAACTGCGCCGCCGCATCCAGATGATCTTTCAGGATCCCTATGCGAGCCTGAACCCACGCTTCCGAGTCGACGCCATCATCTCCGAGCCAATCCGCGCGTTCGACCTGATCGAGGGCGAGCGCGACATCCAGGCGCGGGTCGGAGAGCTTCTCACCCTCGTCGGCCTGCATCCCGACGACAGGTTGAAATTTCCGCACGAATTCTCGGGCGGCCAGCGTCAGCGCATCGCGATCGCGCGCGCGCTCGCCTCCGACGCGGAGTTTATCGTCTGCGACGAGCCGACCTCCGCGCTTGACGTCTCCGTGCAGGCGCAGATCCTGAACCTGATGCGCGACCTCCAGGACAAGTTCGGCTTGACCTACATGTTCATCAGCCACAACCTCGCCGTCGTCCGCCACATGGCGAGCCGCGTCGGTGTGATGTATCTCGGCCGCATCGTCGAGATCGCGGAAGGGCGCGAGCTGTTTGCCCATCCGCGCATGCCCTATACCAAGATGCTGCTTGGCGCCGTGCCTGATCTTGCCATGAGCGGCCGCCAGCGCATCCCCGTGAAGGGCGAGATCCCGAACCCGATCAACCCGCCGTCCGGGTGCGCCTTTAATCCGCGCTGCCCGCTGGCGTTCGATCTCTGCCGTAGGGAAGCACCTGAATTGATCGACGGCGTCGCCTGCCACGCGGTCAACACCGCGCCGGTACCGGCGTGA
- a CDS encoding ABC transporter permease has translation MTDAALPAAPIAQADELDSPARRARRRLFKRKAAVFGLVMISLFVGFAALAPLVVPYDPIATSWSLVRKPPTTAHWFGTDELGRDILSRVVYGARASLLAGLTSVAIALGVGVPLGLLAGYRGGFVDALISRMTDAMLACPFLILAIALAAFLGPSLGNAMIAIGISATPIFIRLTRGQVLVVKAEDYVEAARALGNPPWRIAFSHILPNILPALLVQATLSIAAAIIAEAALSFLGLGQQPPAPSWGSMLNAAQRFLTQAPWMAIWPGLAIFLVVLSLNLLGDGLRDALDPRQR, from the coding sequence ATGACCGATGCCGCCCTGCCCGCTGCTCCCATCGCGCAAGCTGACGAGCTGGACAGCCCGGCGCGTCGCGCCCGGCGGCGCCTGTTCAAACGCAAGGCCGCAGTGTTCGGACTTGTCATGATCAGTTTGTTCGTCGGCTTCGCGGCTCTCGCGCCGCTCGTCGTTCCCTACGATCCCATCGCGACGAGCTGGAGCCTGGTTCGCAAGCCGCCCACGACGGCGCACTGGTTCGGCACCGACGAGCTCGGTCGCGACATCCTGAGCCGCGTCGTCTACGGCGCCCGCGCCTCGCTGCTCGCCGGCCTCACCTCGGTGGCGATCGCTCTGGGCGTCGGCGTTCCGCTCGGCCTGCTTGCCGGCTATCGCGGCGGCTTCGTCGATGCACTGATCAGCCGGATGACTGACGCGATGCTGGCCTGCCCATTCCTGATCCTGGCGATCGCACTCGCCGCATTCCTCGGTCCGAGCCTTGGCAACGCCATGATCGCGATCGGCATCTCGGCAACCCCGATTTTCATCCGCCTGACCCGCGGCCAGGTGCTGGTTGTCAAGGCTGAGGACTATGTCGAGGCGGCGCGCGCGCTCGGCAATCCGCCGTGGCGGATCGCGTTCTCGCACATCCTGCCGAACATCCTGCCGGCGCTGCTAGTGCAGGCGACGCTGTCGATTGCGGCCGCCATTATCGCCGAAGCCGCGCTGTCCTTCCTTGGCCTCGGCCAGCAGCCGCCGGCGCCATCCTGGGGCAGCATGCTCAACGCAGCGCAGCGCTTCCTGACCCAGGCGCCGTGGATGGCGATCTGGCCGGGGCTTGCGATCTTCCTCGTGGTGCTGTCGCTGAACCTGCTCGGCGACGGCCTGCGCGACGCGCTCGATCCACGCCAGCGCTAG
- a CDS encoding ABC transporter permease, whose product MSEVVASHPDKPSTLPTHAARSWFSRALNSDIFYSFRRSKLTMVAAVITVLFFLLAIFASALAVQDPFDPAQLQLMNSRISPLWTAEGQSPFLLGTDEQGRDVFSAILYGLRISLAVGVAGVIFAGALGIALGLVAGYFGGAVDGVIMRIADVQLTFPAILIALLVNGIAKSILGNRLDATSMLVVLVISIGLSFWVGYARTVRGSVMVEKNKDYVAAAQLIGLPAPKIMFRHVLPNTMGPILVIATINLALAIITEATLSFLGVGLPDTMPSLGTLIRIGNNYLFAGEWWIVAFPGIALAALILSINLLGDWLRDALNPKLR is encoded by the coding sequence ATGTCCGAAGTGGTCGCCTCTCATCCCGACAAGCCGAGCACGCTGCCGACGCATGCCGCCCGCAGCTGGTTCAGTCGCGCACTCAACAGCGACATCTTCTATTCGTTTCGCCGATCCAAGCTGACCATGGTGGCGGCAGTCATTACCGTGCTGTTCTTCCTGCTCGCGATCTTTGCCTCCGCGCTCGCGGTGCAGGACCCGTTCGATCCGGCACAGCTCCAATTGATGAATTCCCGGATCTCACCGCTCTGGACCGCCGAGGGGCAGAGCCCGTTCCTGCTCGGCACCGACGAGCAGGGCCGCGACGTGTTCTCCGCCATTCTCTACGGGCTGCGCATCTCGCTCGCCGTCGGCGTGGCCGGCGTGATCTTCGCCGGCGCGCTCGGCATCGCGCTTGGCCTGGTCGCCGGCTATTTCGGGGGCGCGGTGGACGGCGTGATCATGCGGATCGCCGACGTGCAACTCACTTTTCCCGCCATCCTGATCGCGCTGCTGGTCAACGGCATCGCCAAATCGATCCTCGGCAACCGGCTGGATGCAACCAGCATGCTGGTGGTGCTGGTGATCTCGATTGGCCTGAGTTTCTGGGTCGGGTATGCCCGCACGGTGCGCGGTTCCGTGATGGTCGAGAAGAACAAGGATTACGTGGCGGCCGCGCAATTGATCGGCCTTCCCGCACCAAAGATCATGTTCCGCCATGTGCTGCCAAACACGATGGGTCCGATCCTGGTCATCGCCACGATCAACCTTGCGCTCGCCATCATCACCGAGGCAACGCTGTCCTTCCTTGGCGTCGGCCTGCCCGACACAATGCCCTCGCTCGGCACGTTGATCCGCATCGGCAACAACTACCTGTTCGCGGGCGAATGGTGGATTGTGGCCTTCCCTGGTATCGCGCTCGCTGCCCTGATCCTGTCGATCAACCTGCTCGGCGACTGGCTGCGCGACGCGCTCAACCCGAAGCTCCGATGA
- a CDS encoding ABC transporter permease gives MLNFLARRIAQIVPTLFFVSVLIFSLQQLLPGDPALVMAGEERDPAVIEQIRQQYRLNQPIPVQYVYWLKGVLSGNFGESLRNKMPVRELIAQKLPVTLQLGSMAMLIALLIGIPAGIVSAVKRGTVWDYGANLFALWGISTPNFWLGIMLIFLFSIELGWLPASGYVPLTENWRASLAATIMPAFVLGNAISAVLMRHTRSAMLQVLESDYVRTARAKGLSERSVILKHAMRNALTPIITLGALELGTLLSGAVLTEQIFSIPGFGKLIVDAVFNRDYAVVQGVVLVTATVYITLNLVADVAYILVNPRLRGWTHDRCRPARCSHRAS, from the coding sequence ATGCTGAACTTCCTCGCCCGCCGCATCGCGCAGATCGTGCCGACACTGTTCTTCGTGTCGGTGCTGATCTTCTCGCTCCAGCAATTGTTGCCAGGTGATCCAGCGCTGGTGATGGCCGGTGAGGAGCGCGATCCCGCCGTGATCGAGCAGATCCGCCAGCAATACCGGCTCAATCAGCCGATCCCCGTGCAGTACGTTTATTGGCTCAAGGGCGTTCTATCAGGCAATTTCGGTGAATCGCTGCGCAACAAGATGCCGGTGCGCGAGCTGATCGCGCAGAAGCTGCCGGTGACGCTCCAGCTCGGCTCGATGGCAATGTTGATCGCGCTCTTGATCGGCATTCCCGCCGGCATCGTCTCCGCCGTGAAAAGGGGCACCGTCTGGGATTATGGTGCCAATTTGTTCGCGCTGTGGGGCATCTCGACGCCGAATTTCTGGCTCGGCATCATGCTGATCTTCCTGTTCTCGATCGAACTCGGCTGGCTGCCGGCGTCCGGCTACGTGCCGTTGACTGAGAACTGGCGCGCGAGCCTCGCCGCCACCATCATGCCGGCCTTCGTGCTCGGCAACGCAATTTCCGCGGTCCTAATGCGGCACACCCGGAGCGCCATGCTGCAGGTGCTGGAAAGCGACTATGTCCGCACCGCGCGCGCCAAGGGATTGTCCGAACGCTCGGTCATCCTCAAGCACGCCATGCGCAACGCACTCACGCCAATCATTACGCTCGGCGCGCTCGAGCTCGGCACGCTCTTGTCGGGCGCGGTTCTGACTGAGCAAATCTTCTCCATTCCGGGCTTCGGCAAACTGATCGTGGACGCCGTGTTCAACCGCGACTACGCGGTGGTACAGGGCGTCGTGCTGGTGACGGCGACGGTCTACATCACACTGAACCTGGTTGCCGATGTCGCCTACATCCTCGTCAATCCGCGGCTACGGGGCTGGACTCATGACCGATGCCGCCCTGCCCGCTGCTCCCATCGCGCAAGCTGA
- a CDS encoding ABC transporter substrate-binding protein: MSVGRSLFAATLASMLALAVSPASSQTLRYANQGDLKSLDPYSLNESTTHAHLGHVYQGLTARDKDLKIIPALAESWETPEPTRWRFHLRKGVKFHNGDPFTADDVLFSADRVRNKNSNMQTRLAPNVKVVKVDDYTVDFVLPSPNPILNSSWDVWYIMDKKWAEENKAVEPTPVSATSPSYASLHENGTGPFIIESHQPGVKTVFKANPNYWGKMEGNLKEIIFTPISSDATRVAALLSGEVDVIEPVPIQDISRVDASPNAQVLKAPELRTIFIGFDQTRDELLYSNIKGKNPFKDVKVREAFYKAIDIELIKTRVMRGLSTPSALMIAPELFVLSKEFTRPKFDPDGAKKLLAEAGYPEGFEVTMDCPNDRYVNDAAICQAVVGMLARIGVKINLLAQPKAQYFAKVLKQGGYQTSFYMLGWTPSTMDSHNVLYDIMGCRDDAKSSRGEANLGGYCNKEFDAITDKVLVETDTTKRNQLIKQAYEISIKDWAYIPLHQQALAWGVSKKVNLPQRADNLVMFHWATKKE; encoded by the coding sequence ATGTCAGTCGGACGAAGTCTGTTTGCGGCGACGCTCGCCAGTATGCTTGCGTTGGCGGTCTCGCCGGCGTCGAGCCAGACGCTGCGCTACGCCAACCAGGGCGATCTCAAGTCGCTTGATCCGTATTCGCTGAACGAGTCCACCACGCACGCTCATCTCGGTCACGTCTATCAAGGCCTCACCGCGCGCGACAAGGACCTGAAGATCATCCCGGCGCTGGCTGAGAGCTGGGAGACACCGGAGCCGACCCGCTGGCGCTTCCATTTGCGCAAGGGCGTCAAATTTCATAACGGCGACCCCTTCACCGCCGACGACGTGCTGTTCTCCGCCGATCGCGTCCGCAACAAGAACTCGAACATGCAGACCCGGCTGGCGCCCAACGTCAAGGTCGTCAAGGTCGACGACTACACAGTCGATTTCGTCCTGCCCTCGCCCAATCCCATCCTAAATTCGTCGTGGGATGTCTGGTACATCATGGACAAGAAATGGGCTGAGGAGAACAAAGCGGTCGAGCCGACGCCGGTGTCCGCGACCTCTCCGAGCTATGCCTCGCTTCACGAGAACGGCACCGGTCCCTTCATCATCGAAAGCCATCAGCCCGGTGTGAAGACCGTGTTCAAGGCCAATCCCAACTACTGGGGCAAGATGGAAGGTAACCTGAAGGAGATTATCTTCACCCCGATCTCGTCCGATGCCACCCGCGTCGCCGCGCTGCTCTCGGGTGAAGTGGACGTGATCGAGCCGGTGCCGATCCAGGACATCTCCCGCGTCGATGCGAGCCCGAATGCCCAGGTGCTGAAGGCCCCTGAGTTGCGCACCATCTTCATCGGATTCGATCAGACGCGTGACGAGCTGCTCTACTCCAACATCAAGGGCAAGAACCCGTTCAAGGATGTCAAGGTCCGCGAAGCCTTCTACAAAGCCATCGACATCGAGCTGATCAAGACGCGGGTGATGCGCGGGCTGTCCACGCCCTCGGCGCTGATGATCGCTCCGGAATTGTTCGTGCTGTCCAAGGAGTTCACCCGGCCGAAGTTCGATCCAGATGGTGCCAAGAAGCTCCTGGCCGAGGCCGGGTACCCCGAAGGCTTCGAGGTCACCATGGATTGCCCGAACGATCGGTACGTCAACGACGCGGCGATCTGCCAGGCCGTCGTGGGCATGCTTGCCCGCATCGGCGTCAAGATCAATCTGCTGGCGCAGCCCAAGGCGCAATACTTCGCCAAGGTGTTGAAGCAGGGCGGCTATCAGACCTCGTTCTACATGCTGGGCTGGACGCCGAGCACGATGGACTCCCATAACGTGCTCTACGACATTATGGGCTGTCGCGACGATGCGAAATCATCGCGCGGCGAGGCCAATCTCGGCGGCTATTGCAACAAGGAATTCGACGCCATCACCGACAAGGTGCTGGTCGAAACCGACACCACAAAGCGCAACCAGCTGATCAAGCAAGCGTATGAGATCAGCATCAAGGACTGGGCTTATATTCCGCTGCACCAGCAGGCGCTGGCCTGGGGCGTATCGAAAAAGGTCAACCTGCCGCAGCGCGCCGACAATCTGGTCATGTTCCACTGGGCGACCAAGAAGGAATAG
- a CDS encoding ABC transporter ATP-binding protein yields MTDPILSVRNLQVEFASRRGTLRAIDGVSFDIAKGEVLGVVGESGAGKSVTGLAVIGLIDPPGRIAGGEIRLAGLRIDNLPAEELRRIRGKRIGMIFQDPLTSLNPLYRVGDQLIETIRTHLNLSETAARRRAIDLLAEVGIPAPEKRIDGYPHEFSGGMRQRVVIALAICAEPELIIADEPTTALDVSVQAQIISLIKRLGRDHGTAVMLVTHDMGVIAETSDRVAVMYAGRVAEIGPVQDVVRNPLHPYAKGLMGAIPTLAGDDKRLVQIPGSMPRLSAIPRGCSFNPRCAFAFDRCRVERPEPLPRGTQAVACHLYDGVPAESAA; encoded by the coding sequence ATGACCGACCCCATCCTCTCCGTGCGTAATCTTCAGGTCGAGTTCGCCTCCCGCCGCGGCACGCTACGCGCCATCGATGGCGTCTCCTTCGACATCGCCAAGGGCGAGGTACTCGGCGTGGTCGGCGAATCCGGCGCCGGCAAGTCCGTCACAGGCTTGGCTGTGATCGGCCTGATCGATCCGCCGGGCCGCATCGCCGGCGGCGAGATTCGCCTTGCGGGCCTGCGCATCGACAATTTGCCGGCGGAGGAGCTGCGCCGTATCCGGGGAAAGCGGATCGGCATGATCTTCCAGGACCCCCTCACCTCGCTCAATCCGCTCTACCGCGTCGGCGACCAGCTCATCGAGACGATCAGAACGCATCTGAACCTGTCCGAGACCGCCGCCCGCCGCCGAGCCATCGACCTGCTCGCCGAAGTTGGAATCCCGGCTCCGGAAAAGCGCATCGACGGCTATCCGCACGAATTCTCCGGTGGCATGCGCCAGCGCGTGGTGATTGCGCTCGCGATCTGCGCCGAACCGGAGCTGATCATCGCCGACGAGCCGACCACCGCGCTCGACGTTTCCGTGCAGGCGCAGATCATCTCGCTGATCAAGCGTCTCGGCCGCGATCACGGCACTGCGGTGATGCTGGTGACCCACGACATGGGCGTGATCGCCGAGACCTCCGACCGGGTCGCGGTGATGTATGCCGGCCGCGTCGCCGAGATCGGTCCGGTGCAGGACGTGGTCAGGAACCCGCTGCACCCCTACGCCAAGGGCCTGATGGGCGCGATCCCGACGCTTGCCGGCGACGACAAGCGTCTGGTGCAGATCCCCGGCTCCATGCCGCGCCTGTCGGCGATCCCGCGCGGCTGTTCGTTCAATCCGCGCTGCGCATTCGCATTCGACCGATGCCGCGTGGAGAGGCCGGAGCCGCTGCCGCGCGGCACGCAAGCCGTCGCCTGCCATCTCTATGACGGCGTGCCGGCGGAGAGCGCGGCATGA
- a CDS encoding DUF1028 domain-containing protein — MTWSIIARDSATGQFGIAVATRFFAVGARVPYIAAGLGAIATQAFVNPYYGIDGVKLLREGLNAHDVLAALLATDDGRESRQIHIMDASGAIAAHTGRDCVDWCGHIAGSGFSIAGNMLAGADVLDETAKTYIANDSLPFPRRLLAALRAGEAAGGDKRGKQSAALLIHGEEEWPALDLRADDHPDPLGELERLERVSHELWVHFRVSMPTRQNPAGNTDRSVIDASIAAARAIRS, encoded by the coding sequence ATGACCTGGTCGATCATCGCGCGCGATTCTGCTACCGGCCAGTTTGGCATCGCCGTTGCCACGCGCTTCTTCGCCGTCGGCGCGCGTGTCCCCTACATCGCGGCGGGCCTTGGCGCCATCGCGACGCAGGCTTTCGTCAATCCTTATTACGGTATCGACGGCGTCAAGCTGCTGCGTGAGGGCCTCAACGCGCACGACGTGCTGGCCGCCCTGCTCGCGACCGACGACGGCCGCGAGAGCCGCCAGATTCACATCATGGACGCCAGCGGCGCGATTGCCGCGCATACCGGGCGCGACTGCGTGGATTGGTGCGGGCACATTGCGGGCAGCGGCTTCTCGATCGCCGGCAACATGCTCGCGGGCGCCGACGTGCTCGACGAGACCGCAAAAACCTATATCGCCAATGACAGCCTGCCCTTCCCGCGCCGCCTGCTTGCCGCGCTGCGCGCGGGCGAGGCCGCTGGCGGCGACAAGCGCGGCAAGCAGTCCGCCGCGCTCCTGATCCACGGCGAGGAGGAATGGCCGGCGCTGGACCTGCGCGCCGACGATCATCCCGATCCGCTCGGCGAGCTCGAGCGGCTCGAGCGCGTCAGCCACGAACTCTGGGTCCACTTCCGCGTTTCCATGCCAACCCGGCAGAACCCTGCCGGCAACACCGATCGCAGCGTCATCGACGCCAGCATCGCCGCAGCGCGCGCAATACGCTCATGA
- a CDS encoding ABC transporter ATP-binding protein, which yields MALLEVQGLLKHFVAERSLFGRALAHVKAVDGVSFSLDAGKTLALVGESGCGKSTVSRLVLRLIEPDAGTIRFEGRDLLSLDAGALRAFRREAQIIFQDPYASLNPRMTVGQILTEPLALHNLVPPARRRERVEEILRLVGLEPRLARRYPHEFSGGQRQRIAIARALAVEPKLIICDEPVSALDVSIRSQILNLLRELQDRLGLAYIFVSHDLAVVKHIADHVAVMNLGQIVETAAADALFAAPRHPYSRALLSAIPVPKPRAKRSRIVLQGEIPSALNPPPGCRFHTRCPYVVDRCRNEMPQLVQDGIGHATACHRTSGLPSSEAIVPTDGGFSPVLEKLVAAFSGGPEAVRGSGVSSLGTNPA from the coding sequence ATGGCTCTGCTCGAGGTTCAGGGTCTGCTCAAGCATTTCGTCGCCGAGCGTTCGCTGTTCGGCCGGGCGCTGGCGCATGTCAAAGCGGTCGATGGCGTTTCCTTCTCGCTCGATGCCGGCAAGACGCTAGCGCTGGTCGGTGAATCCGGCTGCGGCAAATCCACCGTTAGCCGCCTGGTGCTGCGGCTGATCGAGCCGGATGCAGGCACGATCCGTTTCGAAGGCCGCGATCTGCTCTCGCTCGACGCCGGCGCACTGCGCGCCTTTCGCCGCGAGGCGCAGATCATCTTCCAGGACCCCTACGCCTCGCTCAATCCGCGCATGACCGTCGGCCAGATCCTGACCGAGCCGCTGGCGCTGCACAATCTGGTGCCGCCCGCCCGGCGGCGCGAACGCGTCGAGGAGATCCTGCGGCTGGTCGGGCTGGAGCCGCGGCTGGCGCGTCGTTACCCGCACGAGTTTTCCGGCGGCCAGCGCCAGCGTATCGCCATCGCCCGCGCGCTCGCGGTCGAGCCGAAACTGATCATCTGCGATGAGCCGGTCTCGGCGCTCGACGTCTCGATCCGCTCGCAGATCCTCAATCTGCTGCGCGAGCTGCAGGACCGGCTCGGGCTGGCCTACATTTTCGTCTCGCACGACCTCGCGGTGGTCAAGCACATCGCCGACCACGTGGCGGTGATGAATCTCGGCCAGATCGTCGAGACGGCGGCGGCGGACGCGCTGTTTGCCGCACCGCGTCATCCCTACAGCCGGGCTCTATTGTCCGCGATTCCCGTGCCTAAACCGCGGGCAAAGCGCAGCCGCATTGTGCTGCAGGGCGAAATCCCCAGCGCGCTCAATCCGCCGCCGGGATGCCGCTTCCACACCCGCTGCCCCTACGTGGTCGACCGTTGCCGCAACGAAATGCCTCAGCTCGTGCAGGATGGCATCGGACATGCAACGGCATGCCACCGAACGTCGGGACTGCCGTCGTCCGAGGCGATCGTCCCAACGGACGGCGGCTTCTCCCCGGTTCTCGAAAAATTGGTCGCCGCCTTCAGCGGCGGCCCGGAAGCAGTCCGCGGCAGCGGGGTTAGTTCATTGGGGACGAACCCGGCATAG
- a CDS encoding ABC transporter substrate-binding protein — protein sequence MSPMRLALLASALLTSLVGAAQAQTTLRIGIAEDPDILDPSIGRTYVGRIVFSAFCDKLFDIDEKLNIVPQLALSHETSPDGKEMTIKLRPNVKFHDGEPLDAEAAKFSIERHMTLPTSFRKSELASVDHVEIVDPLTIKLVLKTPYSPLIAQLTDRSGMMVSPKAAKEAGDKFGLHPVCAGPYKFVERVQQDRMVFEKFADYWNKDNIHIDRVVFLPIVDATVRLANLKSGGLDLIERVLATDIKDVRADSRLVLSTAPELGYYGLTVNIRNDKAKGPLSQSAKVRQALDLSIDREALNQVVFNGEFTPGNQWVSPTHPYYQKAFPVHGRDVAKAKALLKEAGITSPVTVDYMIPKGAENEAVAQVIQSMAAEAGFDIKIRAVEFATTFKQAQAGEFQIFQINWSGRIDPDGNSYIFMRSKAPQNDGVYSNPEADKLMEDGRLTAKFDERKAIYEKLTGIVLNDLPIIYIYHRTLLIAHTTKLQGYKQMPDGLVRVVGLKFK from the coding sequence ATGAGTCCTATGCGTTTGGCACTCCTGGCGTCGGCATTGCTGACGTCGCTCGTAGGCGCGGCCCAAGCCCAGACCACACTTCGCATCGGCATCGCCGAGGATCCTGACATCCTCGATCCCAGCATCGGCCGCACCTATGTCGGCCGCATCGTGTTCTCCGCCTTCTGCGACAAGCTGTTCGACATCGACGAGAAGCTCAACATCGTGCCGCAGCTCGCGCTGTCGCATGAGACCTCGCCCGACGGCAAGGAGATGACGATCAAGCTCCGGCCCAACGTGAAATTCCACGACGGCGAGCCGCTCGACGCGGAAGCCGCAAAGTTCTCGATCGAGCGTCACATGACGCTGCCGACCTCGTTCCGCAAGTCCGAGCTCGCCAGCGTCGACCATGTCGAAATCGTAGACCCTCTGACCATCAAGCTGGTGCTTAAGACACCTTACTCCCCGCTGATCGCCCAGCTGACCGACCGCTCCGGCATGATGGTGTCGCCGAAGGCTGCCAAGGAGGCCGGCGACAAGTTCGGCCTGCATCCGGTCTGCGCCGGTCCCTACAAGTTCGTCGAGCGCGTGCAGCAGGACCGCATGGTCTTCGAAAAATTCGCCGACTATTGGAACAAGGACAACATCCATATCGACCGGGTGGTCTTCCTGCCGATCGTTGACGCCACGGTGCGCCTTGCCAACCTGAAGTCCGGCGGACTCGATCTGATCGAGCGCGTGCTCGCCACCGACATCAAGGACGTGCGTGCGGATTCGCGGCTCGTGCTGTCGACGGCACCGGAGCTCGGCTATTACGGCCTGACCGTCAATATCCGCAACGACAAAGCAAAGGGGCCGCTCAGCCAGTCGGCGAAAGTACGCCAAGCGCTCGATCTGTCGATCGATCGCGAAGCTCTCAACCAAGTTGTCTTTAACGGCGAGTTCACCCCAGGCAATCAATGGGTCAGCCCGACACATCCCTATTACCAGAAGGCGTTCCCGGTCCACGGCCGCGACGTCGCGAAGGCCAAGGCGCTGCTGAAGGAAGCGGGCATCACCTCGCCGGTGACCGTCGACTACATGATCCCCAAGGGCGCGGAGAACGAAGCGGTTGCCCAGGTGATCCAGTCGATGGCGGCGGAAGCGGGCTTCGACATCAAGATCCGCGCGGTCGAATTCGCGACCACCTTCAAGCAGGCCCAGGCCGGCGAGTTCCAGATCTTCCAGATCAACTGGAGCGGCCGCATCGATCCCGACGGCAACTCCTACATCTTCATGCGCAGCAAGGCACCGCAGAACGATGGCGTCTATTCGAACCCGGAAGCCGACAAGCTGATGGAAGACGGCCGGCTGACCGCCAAATTCGATGAGCGCAAGGCGATCTACGAAAAGCTGACCGGGATCGTGCTCAACGATTTGCCGATCATCTACATCTACCACCGCACGCTTCTGATTGCGCACACGACCAAGCTCCAGGGTTATAAGCAGATGCCAGATGGCCTCGTGCGCGTGGTCGGGCTGAAGTTCAAGTGA